The following coding sequences lie in one Equus asinus isolate D_3611 breed Donkey chromosome 1, EquAss-T2T_v2, whole genome shotgun sequence genomic window:
- the LOC106842607 gene encoding probable inactive serine protease 58: protein MSSAILESSRQGGISFVSRDREGENHLIHILHLNSGYQSCVGTLVAPQWVLTAAHCFLPDLQVIFHGGSRNSQVFPGEILPYEEIIIHPNFTVTSPKNDLMLIKLSISLTFFSSQIFQLPTLKKNPIKDCLIHTWLQNEFGHRHGNVHSIKAQINSDLNCKIFLGEKFLEDFFCFGDILGSKEQCQVVTAAPAICGRELQGIMSWANGCILTGHSVVFTDLYSYTPWINNIISTKQADIELH, encoded by the exons GTGGTATTTCATTTGTTAGTAGAGACAGGGAAGGGGAAAATCATCTTATCCACATATTACACCTGAATTCTGGTTACCAGTCCTGTGTGGGGACTCTGGTTGCCCCTCAGTGGGTGTTGACGGCAGCACACTGCTTCTTACC GGATCTCCAGGTGATCTTTCATGGTGGTTCCCGAAAttctcaagtctttcctgggGAGATTCTACCTTATGAAGAGATCATCATTCACCCAAACTTCACTGTCACTTCTCCTAAAAATGACCTAATGCTGATAAAGTTGTCTATATCTCTCACCTTCTTCTCCAGCCAGATTTTTCAGTTGCCTACTCTCAAGAAGAATCCAATTAAAGATTGCTTGATTCACACCTGGTTACAGAATGAATTTG GACATCGACACGGTAACGTGCACAGCATTAAGGCTCAAATAAATTCTGATTTAAACTGCAAAATATTCCTGGGTGAAAAATTCCTTGAAGACTTTTTCTGTTTCGGAGACATACTAGGAAGCAAAGAGCAGTGCCAG gtggtcacAGCTGCACCAGCCATATGTGGCAGGGAATTACAAGGAATTATGTCTTGGGCAAACGGATGTATTCTGACAGGACACAGTGTTGTTTTCACTGACCTCTACAGCTATACTCCATGGATCAACAACATTATTTCTACAAAACAAGCTGATATAGAGCTCCACTGA